GAATATCTCTTGTTGCTGTAGCTTTTGAAACCTTGGTTATCCCTACATACTTCCTGGCATTCATTCCGCCTTCAAATCCGTCCGGTCCCTCGTCCAACATCCGGTTAATTACTTTCTCCTGACGTTTGCTGAACTGATCTTTATATTTATCAAAAAACTTGACTTTTCGCAACGTAAATTCTATCTGTCGTTCGGATTTTTCCTGCGACTGGAGTAAAAGATCAATAAAGTAATGGATCCACTTAGTCACCTCATTCGATCGCTGTCCGACTTTCAACGCATTGTAGTAAGCCTTTTTATTGGACTCTATGGTTTCAGACAAACTTAATAATACCGGACGACCTATACTCTGAGACAGTGCCTTTTCTGCAATGGCCCGCCCGATCCGTCCATTTCCATCTTCAAATGGGTGAATCGATTCAAAATACAAATGCGCAAGCCCACTACGAATCGGTGCATTCTGCAATTGCTTTTTTCCGGCCGGGTCGGTTTTATTGAACCAATCTATAAATTGATCCATCTCTGAAGGTACCTGCGAAGATGGCGGAGCTTCAAAATGAATTTTTTCTTTACCCATGGCGCCAGATATCACCTGCATAGGCTCATTGTGTGTTCGCCATTTTCCGACCATGATTTTGTCGCTATCACCAAACAACATCCGGTGCCAACGAAAAAGCATCTGCCTGGTAAGTGGCTGTTTAAATGATTTTCTCACATCGATCATGAGTTCACCCACCCCTTCGGCTTTGGGATCCTTTATCACCGATGGGGAAACGTGTAGCCCCAGATTTTTTCGAATGGACGATAATACATCTTGCCGGCTTACAAACTCCCCTTCTATTTCAGAGGTTTTGACAGCTTCCTCCAGCATCAGATTAATGAGGGTTTCTTGCTGGATGTCTTCTGGCAAGGATTCCAGTATTCCCGATATGCGTCCAACTTTTTCGGCAAACGTAAATAGTTTATCCTCAAGTCCTGAAAGACTATAAGTAAAATGTGGCCAATCGGTTTGTTGCCAGTTATATTGTCTCATGAGCCAATTATAACACACATTCGGCTCATTATCAACATATTTTATGAGCCGCTTAAGTAGTTTATTCGGCTCATAACCCAATAATGTCAAATGAAAGTCTGCCTTGTAACAACGGTTTCAACCTGACAGCGGATCATGTTTCTACAAAATTCACTGCTGGAGAGAATGCTTCTCGCATTCTCTGAGTGCAGCGTAGCCGCTGCAGGTTAAACCTGAACCGTTAGAGCAACCCATAAATTTTGCTCTTAAACACCTTAAGCCTCAATAATAAACGCACCTTCTTCCCGGCAGCAGTCTCTAGCCGATCCTTTTTTTTTATTTGGTGAATGTTCGCATATATGCTAACTTCTCTCCATGCGCGTTATACAATTCTACCGAACAGAATCCGGGAAAGTACCTGTAAAGGAATTTCTGAGAAGTCTTCCAGACAAGTTCTCCAAAAAAATTGCCTGGACACTTCGCGCTGTTCGTGAAACGGATCCAGTTCCTACTCAATACCTTAAAAAACTCACTAATTCAGATGATATTTGGGAAATCCGGGCAACCTTGGGCAATAATACCTTTCGATTGCTCGGTTTTTTTGACCACTCCAAACTTATCATACTTACCAACGGATTTGCCAAAAAGTCTCAAAAAGTACCAAAACAAGAAATCATCCTGGCTGAACAACGAAAACAAGATTATTACCGGAGAAAATCTCATGATCAAAGATGACCTTGAAATCTTCATTGAAGAAAAAAAAGCCGAAAGTCCGGAATTTGCTGAGAATTTCGAAGAAGGATATCTGAATTTTAAAATTGGAGTACTTCTTCGTCAGGCTCGCGAAGAAATGGGTGCCACCCAGGAACAAGTGGCCAAAAAGCTGAATACGACCAAGTCGGTGATTTCCCGAATGGAAAATCATGCCGAGGATATTCGACTTTCCACCCTTACAAAGTATGCCAAAGCACTCGGTAGAAAAGTTAAACTCGAAATTCAGTAGATAATGATTTCCGCTGATTCTTGACCAATTCCCATAAGGTTGTTTGACATATTTGCATGGAAGTGTGGCCTGATCTCAAGATAGAATCCATCAAGAAATTCTTTACACTTGGCAAGTTACGGTTGCTCTAACAATCGCATCAACCGGGCGTGTGTGGGGCTTCTGCCCCATTATAACCGGCTGCCACGTCGGTTATGCGCGGGACCGTTAGCGTTCAGCTCAAACCATATCCTTCTTCATTCAAGATAGTTGCTGAGGGATTTGCAGCATCTGAGTGAGAACCGGATCATCAACGATAAAAGGGATGCTGTACAGCTTGCTTGCCTCTTCTTTTTTAACGCGTTTCAGAAGCGGCTTCTCGGCAGCGGCCCGCATTTTCAGAATCGGGTCTGACAGCTCTGAAGAGGATGCATTCATGCTTTGATTCGCTATCCATGCATATGGCTCAATACCCGACCTTCTCAAATCGTCCTGCAGTTTTGAAGCCTCCGATATGGGTGTTGTTTCGGGCAGTGTTACCAACAGTAGTTTTGTGAACTTCGGATCCTGAAGATAACGTAAAGGCGTTTTCAGATTTCCAGTGTCTACATTGCTGTTTCTCATCACTTCCCGGTGATAGCTTCCTGTGGTATCCAGCAGCAGTAAGGTATGGCCTGTTGGAGCCGTATCTACCACCACAAATTTTCGTTTAGCCTGGTGTATCGCTTTCGAAAAAGCATGAAATACGGCGACCTCCTCTGTGCAGGGTGATTCCAGGTCTTCCTTCAGAAGGCGTAGTTCCTCATCCGTCTTGTCCTTTCCTTTTTGCCGGAGTACCTTTTCGATGTATGCCTGCTTTTCGGCTTGAGGATCGATCCGGTTCAGTTCCAGATTTTCCGGCAGCGTGATCTCTTCAAGATAATCTGTTAAATGCGCAGCCGGATCAGTCGTGGTTAGGTGAACCGGATACCCTTGTTCGGCAAGTCTTAATGCAATGGCCGCAGCAACCACCGTTTTACCGACTCCGCCCTTACCCATGGTCATAATCAGTCCGTGATCTGAGCTTTTCGCCAGGTCTTCTGCCAATTGGTTCAGGTCCGGCAGCGCTGTTTCCGGCTCAGCCGTAAGACCATTCTCACTTACCCGTGCTGCTTCTTTTTTGTCAAGCGGTTCAAAAACCTGCCTGAGCCTTTCGATTCCAAGCAGATTCCACGGACGCAGCGGAAAGGTGTGATGCTTCAGGTTCTTCAACCGTTTCGGCATTTGGTCAATCGTCTGCTTCATCATAGCAGACAATTTCACAGCGAAGGGATCGGTCTCGTCAGCCGGTTCAAACAACCCATTGATCAGCAGTTCCTGGTTGGTCAGCCCCATGTCAAGCAGCTCTCTGCCGGAGCGATCAGCTTCCCGCAGTGCGGTAGTTTCCGGACGTGTAACAAGGTAGATGGTGGTTGTTTGCGGATCCTTCAGACGCTCAACCACTTTCCGGTACCGCTCCTGGTTGGTTTTCAGGGCAGAAGACGGCCCAAGACAGGAGGCTCCATCCGGGTTTTCATCAATAAATTTACTCCAGGCAGCCGGCAGCTCCAGAAGACGGAGCGTGTGTCCGGTTGGGGCCGTATCAAAAATGATTACATCATACGGCTTATTGTCCCCATCTCCGGCGATGTACCGTGCGAACTCATCAAAAGCGGCGATTTCCGTGGTGCAGGCCCCGGACAACTCCTCCCGGATACGATCAATATCCTGCTGAGTCAAAATATCTTCCAGCGGCGAAATCACACGCTGCCGGTATGCTTCGGCTGATGTTTCCGGATCAATATTAACGACGTGCAAATTTGATACGCCATTTACCGGGGCAACTTTTTCGGTTACCTCTGTTTCAAGCACATCCTTGAGATTAGAGGCCGGATCGGTACAAATCAGAAGCACAGATTTACCGCTGTCGGCAAGCCTGATAGCCGTTGCGCTGGCGAGTGATGTTTTACCAACCCCGCCTTTTCCGGTGAAAAAGATGAAGGGAGTAGAGTCTGAAATATTCATGGATTGTCTCTCTGAAAGTGATCGTTTTAAAAATCGACTGTTAGCAGCAACCGCCGCCGGGCGTGCAACCGTTTTGGGGTACTCCCAGCAGTTCATTTGCCGTTTGAACCAGCTGCTGTGTAGTCGCTTGTCGCTCATTAAGACCGGATTGCATCGCCTGAACAATATCCGGCAGGTCAATGCCGTGCGCCTGCCCTTCACGGAATTTCACTGTCATCTCTGCCGAATCACCCATTATTACTGTGTGCCTGATATTTTCTAACAGGTTGTTTTTAAATGCTTCCAAATCATTATTGATGGCAGTCTCACTCTGTATTCCAAGCCATGCACAGAGCTGATTGCGGTCGGGGTAACCACCTTCAGATGCAACTTCATTGTTGACCAGAATTACCGGCAGTACATTCGTCCCCTCTTTTTGCAGTCGTGCCAGCACGTGAGCGTTGCTTTTAAACGCTTCCGGCTCCTGCCCGAGATTAAAGCGTTTCACTTCAATCCCTTTGCTTTTCAGCCATTTCACATCGTTGGCAAAATCGGCAAGGGTATCATCTACGTCGGTACCGCATACGCCGGTGCTGCAGCACATGGCAGGGTCATATATTTCAATGGTTGTGTTCATTTCTAAATGTGTTTGATAATAGGGTTTATTTAATCGTAAAATTACGATTAATAAGATCGGGTTCCAAC
The sequence above is drawn from the Balneolales bacterium ANBcel1 genome and encodes:
- the arsD gene encoding arsenite efflux transporter metallochaperone ArsD, translated to MNTTIEIYDPAMCCSTGVCGTDVDDTLADFANDVKWLKSKGIEVKRFNLGQEPEAFKSNAHVLARLQKEGTNVLPVILVNNEVASEGGYPDRNQLCAWLGIQSETAINNDLEAFKNNLLENIRHTVIMGDSAEMTVKFREGQAHGIDLPDIVQAMQSGLNERQATTQQLVQTANELLGVPQNGCTPGGGCC
- a CDS encoding type II toxin-antitoxin system RelE/ParE family toxin, which translates into the protein MRVIQFYRTESGKVPVKEFLRSLPDKFSKKIAWTLRAVRETDPVPTQYLKKLTNSDDIWEIRATLGNNTFRLLGFFDHSKLIILTNGFAKKSQKVPKQEIILAEQRKQDYYRRKSHDQR
- a CDS encoding Fic family protein; its protein translation is MRQYNWQQTDWPHFTYSLSGLEDKLFTFAEKVGRISGILESLPEDIQQETLINLMLEEAVKTSEIEGEFVSRQDVLSSIRKNLGLHVSPSVIKDPKAEGVGELMIDVRKSFKQPLTRQMLFRWHRMLFGDSDKIMVGKWRTHNEPMQVISGAMGKEKIHFEAPPSSQVPSEMDQFIDWFNKTDPAGKKQLQNAPIRSGLAHLYFESIHPFEDGNGRIGRAIAEKALSQSIGRPVLLSLSETIESNKKAYYNALKVGQRSNEVTKWIHYFIDLLLQSQEKSERQIEFTLRKVKFFDKYKDQFSKRQEKVINRMLDEGPDGFEGGMNARKYVGITKVSKATATRDIQQLVEMGAFVRYGKAGGRSTSYRVNL
- a CDS encoding helix-turn-helix transcriptional regulator; the encoded protein is MIKDDLEIFIEEKKAESPEFAENFEEGYLNFKIGVLLRQAREEMGATQEQVAKKLNTTKSVISRMENHAEDIRLSTLTKYAKALGRKVKLEIQ
- the arsA gene encoding arsenical pump-driving ATPase encodes the protein MNISDSTPFIFFTGKGGVGKTSLASATAIRLADSGKSVLLICTDPASNLKDVLETEVTEKVAPVNGVSNLHVVNIDPETSAEAYRQRVISPLEDILTQQDIDRIREELSGACTTEIAAFDEFARYIAGDGDNKPYDVIIFDTAPTGHTLRLLELPAAWSKFIDENPDGASCLGPSSALKTNQERYRKVVERLKDPQTTTIYLVTRPETTALREADRSGRELLDMGLTNQELLINGLFEPADETDPFAVKLSAMMKQTIDQMPKRLKNLKHHTFPLRPWNLLGIERLRQVFEPLDKKEAARVSENGLTAEPETALPDLNQLAEDLAKSSDHGLIMTMGKGGVGKTVVAAAIALRLAEQGYPVHLTTTDPAAHLTDYLEEITLPENLELNRIDPQAEKQAYIEKVLRQKGKDKTDEELRLLKEDLESPCTEEVAVFHAFSKAIHQAKRKFVVVDTAPTGHTLLLLDTTGSYHREVMRNSNVDTGNLKTPLRYLQDPKFTKLLLVTLPETTPISEASKLQDDLRRSGIEPYAWIANQSMNASSSELSDPILKMRAAAEKPLLKRVKKEEASKLYSIPFIVDDPVLTQMLQIPQQLS